In Humulus lupulus chromosome 7, drHumLupu1.1, whole genome shotgun sequence, the following are encoded in one genomic region:
- the LOC133788540 gene encoding uncharacterized protein LOC133788540, whose translation MKWELTILLGHENDLYISQEDIVHFGLMEEIGASCISLYIRILYFQLVKREISHFFRFVEPIWLSNVGSTEEERVEWISKRMIDSNPGQMWLLPYHKGNHWMLIIMDFDHQLCYFLDSLDNFPPDEIKYLISRVFQHLRTNNEKTKEVAWRTGKCPCQPSKSVQCGFYVMRMMKDFVTNEFSMRWLTSKCGGKNSYTKDEINEVREEWAQCVMDLMSTT comes from the exons ATGAAGTGGGAGTTGACAATTTTATTAGGTCATGAGAATGATTTATATATCTCACAAGAAGATATAGTCCACTTTGGCTTAATGGAGGAGATTGGAGCATCATGTATATCGTTATATATCAG GATTTTATACTTCCAATTAGTGAAAAGAGAGATCAGTCACTTTTTTCGTTTTGTTGAGCCAATTTGGTTATCAAATGTTGGATCTACTGAAGAAGAACGAGTTGAATGGATATCAAAGCGTATGATTGATTCAAATCCAGGTCAAATGTGGTTGTTGCCATATCATAAGGG AAATCATTGGATGCTTATAATAATGGATTTTGATCACCAATTGTGCTATTTCCTGGATTCTCTTGACAATTTTCCACCAGATGAAATCAAATATCTCATTTCTCG TGTTTTTCAACATTTGCGCACAAATAATGAGAAAACTAAGGAAGTCGCATGGAGAACTGGTAAGTGTCCTTGTCAACCATCAAAATCAGTACAATGTGGATTctatgttatgaggatgatgaaagacttcgtgacaaatgagttttcaatgcgatggctaactagtaaa tgtggcgggaagaattcttacacaaaggatgagatcaatgaagtacgtgaagaatgggcacaatgcgttatggatttgatgagtacTACATAA